The following are encoded in a window of Candidatus Fluviicola riflensis genomic DNA:
- the cyoE gene encoding protoheme IX farnesyltransferase — MSIGKKVKMYMDFTKFRLSALVIISALSGYLFVGGKDGLEITWLLVGGFLVTAASNGSNQIWERELDILMKRTEKRPLPMGTMGVKEALITVAACLLPGLWMLYQLNLESMLLGLAAYVSYVFIYTPMKRVSPWAVFVGAFPGAIPPMLGAVAYTDEFGLIPGVLFFVQFVWQFPHFWAIAWVVYDDYQLGGFSLLPSKSGRSKSSAYQIAAYSLALIPFSLLPWVMGWTSYWTLIIAGLCTAYFFFLSYRLLYTCETKDARKLMFASFIILPILQFLYVFDRIPEKILEDLGHLAS, encoded by the coding sequence ATGTCGATAGGTAAAAAAGTGAAAATGTATATGGATTTCACGAAATTTCGTTTATCCGCATTGGTCATTATTTCTGCACTTTCAGGTTATTTATTTGTTGGCGGTAAAGATGGTCTTGAGATCACATGGCTCCTGGTCGGAGGATTTCTGGTAACTGCTGCTTCCAATGGTTCCAACCAGATTTGGGAACGCGAACTGGATATTTTGATGAAACGCACCGAAAAACGACCATTGCCAATGGGGACAATGGGTGTGAAGGAGGCTTTAATCACGGTTGCCGCATGTTTGTTGCCAGGTTTGTGGATGTTATACCAACTTAATCTCGAATCGATGTTGCTTGGGCTCGCTGCCTACGTTTCTTACGTTTTTATTTACACCCCGATGAAACGCGTTTCCCCATGGGCCGTTTTCGTAGGTGCTTTTCCCGGAGCTATTCCTCCAATGCTCGGTGCTGTTGCTTATACAGATGAATTCGGGCTGATTCCCGGGGTGTTGTTTTTTGTGCAATTTGTATGGCAATTCCCACATTTTTGGGCCATTGCATGGGTGGTTTACGATGATTATCAATTGGGCGGATTTTCGCTCCTTCCCTCCAAATCCGGAAGAAGTAAAAGTTCGGCTTACCAAATTGCGGCTTACTCGCTGGCGCTGATCCCGTTTTCATTATTACCATGGGTGATGGGCTGGACGTCTTACTGGACACTCATCATTGCAGGTTTGTGCACCGCTTATTTCTTTTTCCTTTCCTACAGGTTATTGTACACCTGCGAGACGAAAGACGCACGAAAACTGATGTTTGCCTCATTTATTATACTTCCGATACTGCAATTCCTCTATGTGTTTGATCGCATTCCGGAAAAAATACTCGAAGACCTGGGGCACCTGGCTTCTTAA
- a CDS encoding phosphoribosylformylglycinamidine synthase I yields the protein MKFGVVTFPGSNCDEDMVYVLETLMGQQVERLWHKDTSLKGADFIVLPGGFSYGDYLRSGAIAKLSPIMTEVMQHASKGGYVMGVCNGFQILTESGLLEGALLHNDTQKFICKNVYLKPATGNTPITKGLDAAKAYKIPIAHGEGRFFAPEDSMKSILDNDQVLFHYSNADGEVSDAHNPNGSMHNIAGICNKGRNVFGMMPHPERAADAQLANEDGKRLFESLLKYC from the coding sequence ATGAAATTTGGTGTAGTTACCTTCCCAGGGTCCAATTGTGACGAAGACATGGTATATGTGTTGGAAACCCTGATGGGCCAGCAAGTTGAACGTCTTTGGCACAAAGATACTTCCCTGAAAGGAGCAGATTTTATCGTCTTACCCGGCGGATTCTCTTACGGCGATTATTTGCGATCAGGAGCCATTGCCAAGTTATCACCGATCATGACCGAAGTGATGCAGCATGCTTCCAAAGGCGGTTATGTAATGGGTGTGTGCAACGGATTCCAGATTCTCACTGAATCGGGATTGCTTGAAGGAGCTTTGCTACACAACGATACTCAGAAATTTATCTGTAAGAATGTTTATCTGAAACCTGCTACCGGCAATACTCCGATTACCAAAGGATTGGACGCCGCCAAAGCATATAAAATTCCGATTGCTCACGGAGAAGGGCGTTTTTTCGCCCCTGAAGATAGCATGAAGTCTATTTTAGACAACGATCAGGTATTGTTTCATTACTCCAATGCCGATGGCGAAGTGAGTGATGCACACAATCCCAACGGATCAATGCACAACATTGCCGGAATTTGTAACAAAGGCCGCAATGTATTCGGAATGATGCCGCATCCGGAGCGTGCTGCTGATGCTCAATTGGCTAATGAAGACGGAAAACGTTTGTTCGAATCACTATTGAAATATTGTTAA
- a CDS encoding phosphoribosylamine--glycine ligase, protein MRVLLLGSGGREHAIAWKLAKSSQLEHLFIAPGNAGTRLHGTNVPIQATDFEAIKAFVLAESVNMVVVGPEDPLVQGIQDFFLADPELKSVPVIGPSKEAAQLEGSKDFAKIFMMRHNIPTAKYATFTKDTLEKGYTFLENMKAPYVLKADGLAAGKGVLIINDLKEAKAELKAMLADAKFGDASSRVVIEQFLSGVECSVFVITDGDSYKILPEAKDYKRIGEGDQGLNTGGMGAVSPVPFVDKTFMDKIENQIIIPTVKGLKADGILYKGFIFFGLINVKGEPYVIEYNCRMGDPETEVVMPRLKSDLLDLLEGVATNTLSECDIQFEERSACTVMMVAGGYPEEYEKGKTITGLNGITESLVFHAGTASDGPVVLSNGGRVVAVTSYGKNLEIALERSYRSIEKISFDGAYYRKDIGFDVR, encoded by the coding sequence ATGAGGGTATTATTATTAGGTTCCGGTGGTAGAGAACACGCCATTGCTTGGAAATTAGCGAAAAGTTCTCAGTTGGAACACTTGTTTATTGCCCCTGGAAATGCGGGAACGCGCTTGCATGGAACCAATGTTCCAATCCAGGCGACCGATTTTGAAGCGATTAAAGCATTTGTATTGGCCGAATCTGTGAACATGGTTGTTGTGGGTCCGGAAGATCCGCTGGTGCAAGGTATTCAGGATTTCTTTTTAGCCGATCCTGAGTTGAAATCGGTTCCGGTAATCGGGCCAAGCAAAGAAGCTGCACAGTTGGAAGGTAGCAAGGATTTCGCGAAGATCTTCATGATGCGCCATAATATTCCAACCGCTAAATACGCCACATTTACCAAAGATACCCTCGAGAAAGGTTATACTTTCCTCGAAAACATGAAAGCGCCTTACGTTTTGAAAGCCGATGGTTTAGCTGCAGGAAAAGGCGTGCTGATTATCAATGATCTAAAAGAAGCAAAAGCCGAACTGAAAGCTATGCTGGCCGATGCCAAATTCGGTGACGCCTCTTCACGTGTGGTGATCGAACAATTCCTTTCTGGAGTTGAATGCTCGGTGTTTGTCATTACCGACGGTGATTCGTACAAGATTTTACCCGAAGCAAAAGATTACAAACGCATCGGTGAAGGTGACCAGGGATTGAACACAGGTGGAATGGGGGCAGTGTCTCCCGTACCGTTTGTCGACAAAACCTTCATGGATAAGATTGAAAATCAAATTATTATCCCAACCGTAAAAGGATTGAAAGCCGACGGAATTCTCTACAAAGGATTTATTTTCTTCGGCCTCATCAATGTAAAAGGCGAACCTTACGTGATTGAATACAATTGCCGTATGGGCGATCCGGAAACAGAAGTGGTGATGCCGCGATTGAAATCGGATTTACTCGATTTGCTCGAAGGTGTAGCCACCAACACGCTTTCCGAATGCGATATTCAGTTTGAAGAACGCAGTGCCTGTACTGTGATGATGGTAGCCGGTGGTTATCCCGAGGAATATGAAAAAGGAAAAACCATTACCGGACTCAATGGCATTACCGAAAGTTTGGTTTTCCACGCCGGAACAGCAAGCGATGGTCCTGTAGTACTTTCAAATGGTGGCCGTGTGGTAGCAGTAACATCCTATGGTAAAAACCTCGAAATTGCGCTGGAGCGTTCCTACCGTTCCATCGAAAAAATCAGTTTCGACGGCGCTTATTACCGAAAGGATATCGGTTTTGATGTACGATAG
- a CDS encoding transcription termination/antitermination protein NusA, translating into MNSLELVDSFSEFKELKSIDKQTMQHVLEDVFRAMLKKKFNTDEHIDVIVNIDKGDVQIFVNKEIVADGEVEDSNTEIAYSDAIKIEPDFEIGEEVSEEFRFNDFGRRNILALRQNLISRILELEKDHLYKKYKERIGEIITGEVYQVWKKEIMVLDDEGNELILPKSEQIPSDYFKKGESIRAVVSKVDMRNSSPVIILSRIAPEFLERLFELEVPEVFDGLITIKRIVREPGERAKVAVESYDDRIDPVGACVGMKGSRIHGIVRELRNENIDVINFTNNPKLLIQRALSPAKITNIETDEENKRASVYLKPDQVSLAIGKGGYNIRLAGKLTGYEIDVFRDGEADVEDVDLEEFADEIDSWILDELKAVGCDTAKSVLELSLEDLVQRTDLEEETIQEVLKILRSEFE; encoded by the coding sequence ATGAACAGCTTGGAATTGGTAGATTCGTTTTCGGAGTTTAAAGAACTCAAAAGCATCGACAAACAAACGATGCAGCATGTATTGGAAGACGTATTTCGTGCAATGTTGAAGAAAAAATTCAACACCGATGAACACATCGATGTCATTGTGAATATTGACAAAGGTGACGTTCAGATTTTTGTGAATAAAGAGATTGTCGCCGACGGTGAAGTAGAAGATTCGAACACCGAAATCGCTTACTCGGACGCTATTAAAATCGAACCGGATTTCGAAATCGGTGAAGAAGTTTCCGAGGAATTCCGTTTCAATGACTTCGGTCGTCGTAACATCCTGGCACTTCGTCAAAACCTGATTTCACGTATCCTTGAATTGGAGAAAGATCACCTTTACAAGAAATACAAAGAGCGTATCGGTGAAATCATTACCGGTGAAGTTTACCAGGTTTGGAAGAAAGAGATCATGGTATTGGATGATGAAGGTAATGAGTTGATCTTGCCGAAATCGGAGCAAATTCCTTCCGATTACTTCAAAAAAGGAGAATCTATTCGTGCGGTGGTATCGAAAGTGGATATGCGTAATAGCAGTCCGGTAATTATCCTTTCACGTATCGCACCTGAGTTCCTTGAGCGTTTGTTCGAATTGGAAGTTCCGGAAGTATTCGACGGATTGATCACCATTAAGCGTATCGTGCGTGAACCGGGAGAGCGTGCTAAAGTAGCAGTAGAATCATACGATGACCGTATCGATCCTGTTGGAGCTTGTGTAGGTATGAAAGGTTCGCGTATTCATGGAATCGTTCGCGAATTACGCAACGAAAACATTGACGTGATCAATTTCACAAATAATCCTAAGCTATTGATCCAGCGCGCATTGTCTCCGGCTAAAATTACTAATATTGAAACCGACGAAGAAAATAAACGCGCAAGTGTTTATTTGAAACCAGACCAGGTGTCGTTGGCTATCGGAAAAGGTGGTTACAACATTCGCCTTGCCGGTAAATTGACAGGATATGAAATAGATGTGTTCAGAGACGGAGAAGCTGACGTGGAAGATGTTGATTTGGAAGAATTTGCAGATGAAATCGATAGCTGGATCCTTGACGAATTGAAGGCTGTCGGTTGCGACACTGCCAAGTCTGTTTTGGAATTATCGTTAGAGGATTTGGTGCAACGTACCGACCTCGAGGAAGAGACTATTCAGGAAGTTCTAAAGATTCTTCGTTCGGAATTCGAATAA
- a CDS encoding translation initiation factor IF-2, with product MAGKAQRLGKAAGELNVGVSTIVEFLNSKGVSIDMNPNSKLEPEQYEMLRTQFAADQNLKEQSKLSAVKREKRETITLRDVKTEDTVAEDDDDFDANVLERVKTQPVTAPKPVAETPAPEAKEIVPETPKAAEPEVVAPTPAPVAEEPAAESSDLGDANAGPQVIGKIDLDKLNTRTRPDKRKKEDGPIDKSDYPTTATPDAAPEPAKAEKEEKPTPNPDAPKEIETIRVETRKLSGPTVLGKIELPVERPKSVGSSRPGDDRKKRKRIKKELPAKPGTPGQATAGPGNQNRPGGGPGGPNRPGGGPGGPNKGNNFSKSRFDKPAVSEQDIQKEIKDTLARLSSTGGKSKSSKNRRAKRDYLSQRREMEQAAAEMAESILKLTEFVTVSELASMMNVSPTQVISACMSLGIFASINQRLDAETIQIVAEEFGFETEFVSADLQEAIPEVEDREEDLIERPPIITVMGHVDHGKTSLLDKIRNANVTEGEAGGITQHIGAYSVTLKDQRKMTFLDTPGHEAFTAMRARGAQVTDVAIIIVAADDDVMPQTKEAISHAQAANVPMVFAINKIDKPGANPDKIREQLSAMNILVEEWGGKYQCQEISAKQNLNIDALLDKVLLEAELLALRANPSKNAVGTVIESSLDKGKGYVTNMLVQAGTMKVGDIILVGRNYGRVRAMHDEHGVILKTAGPSQPVSVLGINGAPSAGDTFHIMDDEREAKAIASKREQLYREQGLRTTKHITLDEIGRRLAIGDFKELNLIVKGDVDGSIEALSDSLLRLSTEQIQVNIVHKGVGAITEADVNLASASDAIIVGFQVRPSVPARKLAEQEQIDIRLYSVIYKAIDELKAAMEGMLSPDIEEKVIGTAEIRETFDITKVGTIAGCYVMDGLIKRSSKIRVIRDGIVIHSGTLGSLKRFKDDVKEVKNNYECGLNIDKFNDIKVGDIVEAYEEVEVARKL from the coding sequence ATGGCCGGTAAAGCACAGCGTTTAGGCAAAGCAGCAGGGGAGTTGAATGTGGGAGTTTCCACCATTGTCGAGTTTTTGAACTCGAAGGGAGTTTCCATTGATATGAATCCCAATTCCAAATTGGAACCGGAGCAGTATGAAATGCTGCGAACGCAATTTGCTGCAGACCAAAACTTGAAGGAGCAATCCAAATTGTCTGCGGTGAAACGCGAAAAACGCGAAACAATTACACTTCGCGATGTAAAAACAGAAGATACGGTTGCGGAAGATGACGATGATTTTGACGCCAACGTATTGGAACGTGTGAAAACACAACCCGTTACTGCACCAAAACCGGTAGCTGAAACACCTGCTCCTGAAGCAAAAGAAATAGTGCCGGAAACACCGAAAGCTGCAGAACCTGAAGTTGTCGCTCCAACACCTGCTCCCGTAGCAGAAGAACCGGCAGCTGAGTCTTCCGATTTGGGAGATGCAAATGCAGGCCCGCAAGTGATTGGAAAAATCGATTTGGATAAACTCAATACCCGCACACGTCCGGATAAACGCAAAAAAGAAGACGGCCCGATTGATAAATCGGACTATCCGACCACTGCAACTCCGGATGCAGCTCCAGAACCTGCGAAAGCGGAAAAAGAAGAAAAACCGACTCCGAATCCGGATGCACCGAAGGAAATTGAAACAATTCGCGTTGAAACACGAAAATTATCAGGCCCAACGGTACTTGGTAAAATAGAATTACCTGTTGAACGGCCGAAATCGGTTGGTTCTTCACGCCCTGGTGATGATCGCAAGAAACGCAAACGCATCAAAAAAGAACTTCCGGCGAAACCTGGAACTCCGGGTCAGGCAACTGCGGGACCAGGAAATCAGAATCGTCCGGGTGGCGGTCCAGGTGGACCAAATCGTCCGGGTGGTGGACCAGGCGGGCCAAACAAAGGAAATAATTTTAGCAAGTCGCGTTTTGACAAACCGGCCGTTTCTGAACAAGACATTCAAAAAGAAATCAAAGATACGCTTGCCCGTTTATCTTCTACCGGAGGTAAATCGAAAAGCTCTAAAAATCGTCGTGCGAAACGTGACTACTTGTCACAACGTCGTGAAATGGAGCAGGCAGCAGCCGAAATGGCGGAAAGCATCCTGAAACTAACCGAATTCGTAACCGTTTCGGAGTTGGCAAGTATGATGAACGTTTCTCCGACACAAGTTATCTCAGCTTGTATGTCATTGGGAATCTTTGCTTCCATCAACCAGCGTTTGGATGCTGAAACCATTCAGATCGTGGCCGAGGAATTCGGATTTGAAACAGAATTCGTTTCTGCCGACTTACAGGAAGCAATTCCCGAAGTGGAAGACCGTGAAGAAGATTTGATTGAACGTCCGCCGATCATTACGGTGATGGGACACGTTGACCACGGTAAAACATCCTTGCTCGATAAGATTCGTAACGCGAATGTAACCGAAGGCGAGGCCGGAGGAATCACCCAGCATATCGGTGCTTACTCGGTAACGTTGAAAGATCAGCGAAAAATGACTTTCCTCGATACACCAGGTCACGAAGCCTTTACAGCGATGCGTGCACGTGGTGCGCAGGTAACCGATGTCGCCATCATTATCGTAGCAGCAGACGACGACGTGATGCCTCAAACAAAAGAAGCCATTTCTCACGCCCAGGCAGCAAACGTACCGATGGTATTTGCCATCAACAAAATTGACAAACCGGGAGCAAATCCCGATAAAATCCGCGAACAGCTTTCTGCCATGAATATCCTGGTAGAAGAATGGGGTGGAAAATACCAGTGCCAGGAAATTTCGGCCAAACAAAATCTCAATATCGATGCCCTGTTGGACAAAGTATTGTTGGAAGCCGAATTGTTGGCATTACGCGCCAATCCATCGAAAAATGCGGTTGGTACCGTGATCGAATCTTCGCTGGATAAAGGAAAAGGTTATGTAACCAACATGTTGGTGCAAGCCGGAACCATGAAAGTAGGAGACATTATCCTGGTTGGCAGAAATTACGGACGTGTACGTGCGATGCACGATGAGCACGGAGTGATTTTGAAAACAGCCGGGCCAAGTCAACCGGTTTCTGTATTGGGAATCAACGGTGCGCCGAGTGCGGGTGATACATTCCACATCATGGATGACGAGCGCGAAGCGAAAGCGATTGCTTCCAAACGTGAGCAACTATACCGTGAACAAGGCTTGCGTACAACCAAACATATTACTCTTGATGAGATCGGCCGTCGTTTGGCGATTGGCGATTTCAAGGAATTGAACCTCATTGTAAAAGGTGACGTGGATGGTTCCATTGAAGCCCTTTCCGATTCCTTACTGCGATTGTCAACTGAGCAAATTCAGGTGAATATCGTTCACAAAGGAGTTGGTGCGATCACCGAAGCCGATGTTAACTTAGCTTCTGCATCCGATGCGATCATAGTTGGTTTCCAGGTACGGCCATCAGTTCCGGCCCGTAAATTGGCAGAACAGGAACAAATCGACATTCGACTTTACTCCGTAATCTACAAAGCCATCGACGAGTTGAAAGCGGCCATGGAAGGAATGCTTTCGCCGGATATCGAAGAAAAAGTAATCGGAACAGCCGAAATTCGCGAGACATTCGACATTACCAAAGTAGGAACCATTGCCGGTTGTTATGTAATGGACGGATTGATCAAACGTAGTTCTAAAATTCGTGTGATCCGTGACGGTATTGTGATTCACAGTGGTACTTTGGGTTCATTGAAACGTTTCAAAGACGACGTGAAAGAAGTGAAAAACAATTACGAGTGTGGTTTGAACATTGATAAATTCAACGACATCAAAGTAGGCGACATTGTTGAAGCTTATGAAGAAGTAGAAGTTGCACGTAAGTTGTAA
- a CDS encoding DNA-deoxyinosine glycosylase: MKTAFAPIVDSESKILILGTMPGIRSLELQQYYGHSGNHFWKILFRLFDEPFTNEYDKRIDLLHRKHIALWDVLSHCEGEGSADTAIRNEVANDFKTFYATHPHIQYVFWGSRSAEKLYRKHVGMDPSKNYDLLPSPSGAYASMPFEKKVEKWSVILELLNER, encoded by the coding sequence ATGAAAACAGCCTTTGCTCCTATCGTAGATTCAGAAAGCAAAATCCTGATTCTTGGAACAATGCCCGGAATTCGTTCGTTGGAATTACAACAATATTATGGACACTCTGGAAATCATTTCTGGAAAATCCTTTTCCGCCTGTTTGATGAGCCCTTTACGAATGAGTACGACAAACGTATTGATTTGCTGCATCGAAAACACATTGCGCTGTGGGATGTTCTTTCACATTGCGAAGGTGAAGGAAGCGCAGACACGGCTATCCGCAATGAAGTCGCAAATGATTTTAAGACGTTCTACGCGACACATCCGCACATTCAATACGTTTTTTGGGGTAGTCGGTCCGCCGAAAAACTTTACAGAAAACACGTTGGCATGGATCCGTCTAAAAACTATGACCTGTTACCGTCACCAAGTGGTGCTTATGCAAGTATGCCGTTTGAAAAGAAGGTGGAGAAATGGAGCGTTATTCTCGAGTTGTTGAATGAAAGATGA
- the galE gene encoding UDP-glucose 4-epimerase GalE, whose translation MKKTKKILVTGGAGYIGSHTVIELIEQGYTPVILDNFSNAHPSVIPLIETIAGQPILTVEGDCNDSELLGSLFSEHDFSGVIHFAAFKAVGESVENPLKYYQNNLFSLIQLLVVMEEFNVTKLVFSSSCTVYGTPVGTTKVDEQTQLGTPNSPYGWTKLMGEQILRDAAVANPALQVIFLRYFNPIGAHFSGEIGEFPQGVPNNILPYMTQTASGVLPQLTVYGDDYPTPDGTCIRDYIHVSDLANAHIRALDYLDVPRELTVFNIGTGVGVSVLELIAAFERATGKPLNWKFGPRRAGDVVEIYADARSAAEKMNWKATRTVNDAVRDAWKWEQNRLANENRN comes from the coding sequence ATGAAGAAAACAAAAAAGATACTCGTTACAGGTGGTGCTGGTTACATCGGTTCACATACGGTTATTGAGCTCATTGAGCAAGGTTACACGCCTGTAATTCTCGATAATTTCTCCAATGCGCATCCATCCGTCATCCCTTTGATTGAAACAATTGCCGGTCAACCGATTCTTACGGTAGAAGGCGATTGTAATGACAGTGAGTTGCTTGGCAGTTTGTTTTCTGAACACGATTTTTCCGGCGTCATTCATTTCGCGGCTTTCAAAGCAGTGGGTGAATCGGTTGAAAATCCGTTGAAATATTACCAGAACAATCTTTTTAGCCTCATTCAGTTATTGGTTGTGATGGAAGAATTTAACGTAACCAAGCTGGTGTTTTCTTCATCGTGTACGGTTTACGGAACTCCTGTCGGTACGACCAAAGTAGATGAACAAACGCAACTCGGAACTCCAAATTCACCCTATGGCTGGACCAAACTGATGGGTGAGCAAATCCTCCGTGATGCCGCAGTTGCCAATCCTGCACTTCAGGTGATCTTCCTGCGTTATTTTAACCCGATCGGTGCGCATTTTTCCGGTGAAATAGGCGAATTTCCGCAAGGTGTTCCCAACAATATTCTTCCGTATATGACCCAAACTGCCAGTGGTGTATTGCCACAACTGACTGTTTATGGCGATGATTATCCAACCCCCGACGGAACCTGTATCCGTGATTATATTCACGTTTCTGATCTTGCAAACGCCCATATTCGCGCGCTCGATTACCTGGATGTTCCGCGTGAATTAACCGTTTTTAATATCGGGACTGGTGTCGGAGTTTCGGTGCTTGAACTGATCGCAGCCTTTGAACGGGCAACCGGAAAACCGTTGAACTGGAAATTTGGTCCACGACGTGCTGGAGACGTAGTTGAAATCTACGCTGATGCGCGATCGGCCGCAGAAAAAATGAATTGGAAAGCCACCCGGACAGTGAACGACGCAGTGCGCGACGCCTGGAAATGGGAGCAAAACAGACTGGCAAATGAAAATCGTAACTAG